In the genome of Oncorhynchus mykiss isolate Arlee chromosome 18, USDA_OmykA_1.1, whole genome shotgun sequence, one region contains:
- the LOC110515392 gene encoding translationally-controlled tumor protein homolog, translating to MIIYKDIITGDELFTEVYKITEVCDGMLYEVQGKLTSRSEDVDGALIGANASAEGGDEGSEASTVSGVDIVLNSKLQETSAYNKKAYQSYIKGYMKAVKAKLEEQGSKRVQAFMAGAPAAVKMILGNLDKYQFFTGESMNCDGAIGLLDYREDGVTPFFVFFKDGIEIEKY from the exons ATGATCATCTACAAGGATATCATCACCG GAGATGAGCTATTCACCGAGGTCTACAAAATCACGGAGGTCTGCGACGGTATGCTGTACGAGGTACAGGGAAAG CTCACTTCCAGGTCGGAGGACGTCGACGGTGCGTTAATCGGTGCCAACGCCTCTGCAGAGGGCGGCGATGAGGGCAGTGAAGCGTCTACAGTCAGTGGAGTCGACATTGTGCTCAACAGCAAACTGCAGGAGACCTCGGCCTACAACAAGAAGGCTTACCAGAGCTACATCAAGGGCTATATGAAGGC ggtCAAGGCCAAGCTGGAGGAGCAGGGATCTAAGAGGGTACAGGCCTTCATGGCAGGCGCTCCAGCAGCTGTTAAGATGATCCTGGGGAACCTCGATAAATACCAG TTCTTCACCGGTGAGTCCATGAACTGTGACGGCGCCATCGGCCTGCTAGACTACCGCGAGGACGGGGTCACGCCCTTCTTCGTTTTCTTCAAAGACGGCATCGAGATCGAGAAATAC TAA